The following coding sequences lie in one Mucilaginibacter sp. KACC 22773 genomic window:
- a CDS encoding SGNH/GDSL hydrolase family protein: MKIRFAIAFILLVLACGESYGYTKLTDTIFAAQLKPIGRTVINKQHQLELITSAAHFGFSFKGTECAVYATIAVAGQHNYLQYEVDGVYQKRVRIDGGVTVPVMIKADGPGKHRVWIYKATEAHTGAIIISKIAAPGIKSLAIPKLPLIEFIGNSITCGAAADDSEIPCGTGEYHDHHNAYMAYGPRVSRALNANFVLASVSGIGIYRTWNRNGPSMPQVYENADFQVNNPQKWNFNTYSPKIVSIALGTNDMSKGDGSPRAAFDTLQFVADYVKFVQLVKSKYPKAQIALLSSPMIRDTSNTILQHCLISIKKQIDTIYPNDKPVATFFFKPMDAHGCSGHPSVADHQILAEELKPFFEGLLKAD, translated from the coding sequence ATGAAAATAAGATTTGCAATAGCTTTTATTTTGTTGGTACTGGCCTGCGGCGAAAGCTATGGGTATACAAAACTAACAGATACCATTTTTGCGGCGCAGTTAAAACCTATCGGGCGTACCGTAATCAACAAGCAGCATCAATTAGAATTGATTACGTCCGCAGCACATTTTGGTTTTAGCTTTAAGGGGACTGAATGCGCGGTATATGCCACAATTGCCGTAGCCGGTCAGCATAATTACCTGCAATATGAGGTGGATGGTGTTTACCAAAAAAGGGTAAGGATTGATGGCGGTGTAACCGTGCCGGTTATGATAAAGGCGGATGGCCCCGGTAAACACCGTGTTTGGATATATAAAGCAACGGAAGCCCATACAGGAGCCATCATCATATCAAAAATAGCAGCGCCCGGCATAAAAAGCCTGGCCATACCCAAACTTCCGTTAATTGAGTTTATAGGTAACAGCATTACCTGCGGCGCGGCTGCCGATGATTCGGAAATTCCATGCGGTACCGGCGAATACCACGACCATCACAATGCCTATATGGCTTACGGGCCCAGGGTAAGCCGGGCTTTAAATGCCAATTTTGTTTTGGCCAGCGTAAGTGGTATTGGCATTTATCGTACGTGGAACAGGAATGGCCCTTCAATGCCCCAGGTGTATGAAAATGCTGATTTCCAGGTTAACAATCCACAAAAATGGAACTTTAATACATACAGCCCCAAAATTGTGAGTATTGCTTTAGGAACCAATGACATGAGCAAAGGCGACGGCAGCCCCAGGGCCGCTTTTGATACCCTGCAGTTTGTGGCCGATTATGTAAAATTCGTGCAGCTGGTAAAATCCAAATATCCCAAAGCGCAGATTGCTTTGCTAAGCAGCCCCATGATACGGGATACATCGAACACCATTTTACAGCATTGCCTTATCAGCATAAAAAAGCAAATAGATACTATTTACCCCAATGACAAACCGGTGGCTACATTCTTTTTTAAGCCGATGGATGCACACGGTTGTTCCGGCCATCCAAGTGTGGCCGATCATCAAATACTGGCCGAAGAGCTTAAGCCATTTTTTGAAGGGTTGTTGAAAGCGGATTGA
- the ruvC gene encoding crossover junction endodeoxyribonuclease RuvC has protein sequence MQQASTKERIILGIDPGTAVMGYGLVKETGPRIELIALGVVKMEKLDDHMIKLQRIFEKTVALIDNYNPDCLAIEAPFYGKNIQVMLKLGRAQGVAIAAALSRNLDITEYAPRKIKQSITGNGNATKEQVAAMLQNLLKFKETPDFLDATDGLAVAVCHSFQRMGAASKSASGSKKSYSGWDTFVKDNAKRIV, from the coding sequence ATGCAACAGGCCAGCACAAAAGAGCGAATTATTTTAGGAATCGACCCCGGAACCGCCGTTATGGGTTATGGCCTGGTGAAAGAAACCGGCCCCAGGATAGAGCTTATTGCCCTTGGTGTGGTAAAGATGGAAAAGCTTGACGACCACATGATCAAGCTACAGCGCATATTTGAAAAAACCGTTGCACTTATTGATAATTATAATCCCGACTGCCTGGCTATCGAAGCGCCGTTTTATGGTAAAAACATCCAGGTAATGCTTAAACTGGGCCGCGCGCAGGGCGTGGCTATTGCGGCGGCACTATCGCGCAATTTAGATATTACCGAATACGCCCCGCGCAAAATAAAACAGTCCATAACCGGCAACGGAAATGCCACTAAAGAGCAGGTTGCGGCCATGCTGCAAAACTTGTTAAAGTTTAAAGAAACGCCCGATTTTTTAGATGCTACGGATGGCCTGGCCGTTGCTGTTTGTCATTCCTTTCAAAGGATGGGCGCCGCCAGTAAATCGGCTTCGGGCAGCAAAAAATCATATTCGGGCTGGGATACCTTTGTGAAGGACAATGCAAAAAGGATAGTTTAA
- the aat gene encoding leucyl/phenylalanyl-tRNA--protein transferase translates to MIFRLDERLLFPEPDLAEPDGLLAVGGDLSTQRLLLAYQNGIFPWYSDDSPILWYSPHERFVLYPDELKISKSMRQVLRSNRFGVTTNTCFADIIKACSAAPREGQDGTWITDDMQAAYIKMNAEGYAHSVEVWEQGQLVGGLYGVWVGDVFCGESMFSKVSNASKTALIYLCQTNKFKLIDCQVHTNHLESMGARMIPREQYIAILHNSLL, encoded by the coding sequence ATGATATTCAGGCTTGATGAACGTTTACTTTTTCCTGAGCCCGATCTGGCCGAACCAGACGGGCTTTTGGCTGTAGGCGGCGATTTATCAACTCAAAGGCTGTTACTCGCTTATCAAAATGGCATTTTCCCCTGGTACAGCGACGATTCGCCTATCCTGTGGTATTCGCCGCATGAGCGCTTTGTACTGTATCCCGATGAATTAAAAATTTCCAAATCAATGCGCCAGGTGTTGCGCTCCAACCGGTTCGGGGTTACAACCAATACCTGCTTCGCCGATATTATAAAAGCCTGCTCGGCGGCACCACGCGAAGGGCAGGACGGCACCTGGATTACCGATGACATGCAGGCCGCATACATCAAAATGAATGCTGAAGGTTACGCCCATTCTGTTGAAGTATGGGAGCAAGGCCAATTGGTTGGAGGGCTTTACGGCGTTTGGGTTGGCGATGTTTTTTGTGGCGAAAGCATGTTTAGCAAAGTAAGTAACGCATCAAAAACAGCATTAATATACCTGTGCCAAACCAATAAATTTAAACTAATAGACTGCCAGGTGCATACCAACCACCTGGAATCAATGGGGGCGCGCATGATACCACGGGAGCAATATATAGCCATTTTGCACAATAGTTTGCTTTGA
- a CDS encoding DUF3857 domain-containing transglutaminase family protein: protein MFIKHYTRLLLTTAALCALYTTGYSQDKNIPKNLYIAATIPDSLKEDANSVVRYSMEDDNIVGPGRAYEHFHKIVTVLNEKGNDEAEIGLHYNKKYTIVNSFEMRVYGADGTLIKKYHKSDMYDRLTVDNETMVTDDRSLSIGHTIAVYPTTIEYIYDLDVRSLIDLGAWVYQDYEQAVENAYYHISINSNAGFRYINKNTNVRPQKNTIDKIDSYSWKINNLKAFKPEEGSESWRVLPKVSFAANDFEYYGVPGNISSWQNYGKWQQSLNADVCSLSPKRVQEIQAMTADIKTDKEKVRFLYNYLQKNVRYVGIQLGIGGLKPFPASFVDEKKYGDCKGLSNYMCAMLKAVNIPAYYAKVRAGTNEEPYNPTFPNDLSNHIIVCVPFKNDTTWLECTSQTQSFGKLGKFTENRNALIITDDGGKLVNTPKSIAIDNQLNAEAHIVLDADGGSKAHLKILTTGDYRDDYIGIEALKTDEQKQVIIRMLNMKQPSELIFKPSIDSNGIKEVNIDLGYDKFCDITSGDKHFYKPRIFDLWQATLPVEEKRKNDYYFDVPVLKTCVTTIDLPAGFEVETLPASQSLKFSYGTYDVKYTYDAAKNQVVNTTKFNLTNQVIPAAKYNEMQVYFDAIAKAQNKKLVIRRKA from the coding sequence ATGTTTATTAAACATTACACCAGGCTGCTGCTTACCACAGCAGCCTTATGTGCGCTGTATACCACGGGTTATAGCCAGGATAAAAATATACCTAAAAATCTTTATATCGCAGCAACGATACCCGATTCGTTGAAGGAGGACGCAAATTCGGTTGTGCGGTACAGCATGGAAGATGATAATATTGTTGGCCCCGGCAGAGCTTATGAACATTTCCATAAAATTGTTACCGTTTTAAACGAAAAAGGAAATGATGAAGCTGAAATCGGGCTGCATTATAATAAAAAATACACTATAGTAAACTCATTTGAGATGCGTGTTTATGGTGCCGACGGAACATTAATAAAAAAATACCACAAAAGTGATATGTATGATAGGTTGACCGTTGATAATGAAACGATGGTAACCGATGATAGGTCGCTTAGTATTGGACATACTATCGCAGTCTATCCTACAACAATTGAGTATATTTATGATTTAGATGTCAGGAGTCTCATTGATCTTGGTGCTTGGGTCTATCAGGATTATGAGCAAGCTGTTGAAAATGCATACTACCATATTTCCATTAACAGCAATGCTGGATTTAGATATATTAACAAAAACACCAATGTCCGTCCGCAAAAAAACACTATTGATAAAATTGACAGCTATTCCTGGAAAATTAATAACCTAAAGGCTTTTAAACCAGAGGAAGGGTCAGAATCATGGAGGGTGTTACCCAAAGTATCCTTTGCGGCTAATGATTTTGAATATTATGGGGTTCCCGGAAACATCAGCTCCTGGCAAAACTATGGAAAATGGCAACAGTCTTTAAACGCAGACGTATGCAGCCTCAGCCCGAAGCGGGTTCAGGAAATACAGGCAATGACTGCAGATATTAAAACAGACAAGGAAAAAGTAAGATTTCTATACAATTACTTGCAAAAAAATGTTAGATATGTTGGGATACAGCTTGGCATAGGAGGATTGAAGCCCTTCCCTGCCAGTTTTGTTGATGAAAAAAAATACGGCGATTGCAAAGGACTATCAAACTATATGTGTGCGATGCTTAAAGCGGTCAACATTCCTGCATATTACGCCAAAGTAAGGGCAGGAACAAATGAGGAGCCATATAATCCTACATTTCCTAATGATTTATCAAATCACATCATCGTTTGCGTTCCATTTAAGAATGACACAACGTGGTTGGAATGTACCAGCCAAACACAATCGTTTGGCAAGTTAGGCAAGTTTACAGAAAACAGAAATGCCTTAATAATTACGGATGATGGCGGAAAATTGGTTAACACCCCCAAAAGTATTGCTATTGATAATCAGCTTAATGCCGAAGCTCATATTGTATTGGATGCTGATGGTGGATCCAAGGCGCATCTAAAAATTTTAACAACCGGCGATTATCGTGATGATTATATTGGCATAGAAGCTTTGAAAACGGATGAACAAAAGCAAGTAATTATAAGAATGCTTAATATGAAACAACCCTCCGAATTAATCTTCAAGCCATCGATAGATAGCAATGGCATTAAAGAGGTAAATATTGATTTGGGTTACGATAAGTTTTGCGACATAACCTCTGGCGATAAACATTTTTATAAGCCCCGTATATTTGATCTGTGGCAAGCAACATTGCCTGTTGAAGAAAAAAGAAAAAACGATTATTATTTTGATGTGCCGGTGTTAAAAACATGTGTTACTACTATCGATCTCCCGGCAGGCTTTGAAGTTGAAACTTTACCTGCCAGCCAAAGTCTCAAATTCAGCTATGGTACTTACGATGTAAAATACACATACGATGCCGCTAAAAATCAGGTGGTAAACACCACAAAATTCAACTTAACCAACCAGGTAATCCCTGCAGCCAAATACAACGAAATGCAGGTATATTTTGACGCCATCGCCAAAGCGCAAAATAAAAAACTGGTGATACGCCGCAAAGCTTAA
- a CDS encoding DUF3857 domain-containing protein, with product MKKFFSLLLLGSLAITANAQTTAPVPTAQSFGKVDKADLEMTKCDFEPDANAEILFDKGDTYFDTQYNINTDRHKRIKIFNDNGKDEANIRIKYYSANRSQYITGLQAQTINLTNGAIEIIKVDKKQIFTEAVDKYYSALVFSFPNVKPGCIIEYKYRLTSASVSDFPDWYFQSDLPTRYSELDTNIPDILTYKRLPNLHSPYVVDKTSSSNTHTEAMANIPSLKDEPYMDARNDNSERILFQLLSIRIPGYFMPNFQDSWKKVGENRMNNKDFGGQLNRKLAGEELIINKAKALKTNDEKIAYVFNEVKNIMKWNDSYDISSTDGTPKAWEKKVGNSAEINIILYHLLKKSGLTVYPMMVSTRTNGRINPSYPSVYQFNSMIAYIPVDSAKYYALDATSKYNLYNKVPDNFLNSFGFYIDDTNKIYDLSFLQEPEPVRQVVLLNAEIKPDGKMSGSADISSFSYNKIRYTKKFKTDGEKKYNDYLREDNNNLKISELTFENMDIDTLPLRQKLSFNLDLTGSDDNYIYFNSNLFTGLKTNPFLAENRFTDIDFGYRDNYAITGIFKIPAGYKIDAMPKSISMAIPDGTVVFKRLVAEQEGSIMVRFSIDHKKSMYFKENYPEFREFCKKMYDMLNEQIVLKKG from the coding sequence ATGAAGAAATTCTTTTCCCTCCTATTGCTGGGATCTTTAGCAATTACCGCAAACGCACAAACTACTGCCCCTGTGCCAACAGCTCAATCATTCGGTAAAGTTGATAAAGCCGATCTGGAAATGACCAAATGCGATTTTGAGCCCGATGCCAATGCCGAAATCCTTTTTGATAAAGGCGATACCTATTTTGACACGCAATACAATATCAACACCGACAGGCACAAGCGCATCAAAATATTTAACGATAACGGCAAGGATGAGGCAAACATCCGTATAAAATACTATAGCGCCAATCGTTCGCAATATATAACCGGGCTACAGGCGCAAACCATTAATTTAACCAATGGCGCCATTGAAATTATTAAGGTAGATAAAAAACAGATCTTCACCGAAGCCGTAGATAAGTACTACTCGGCGCTGGTTTTCTCGTTTCCAAATGTAAAACCAGGCTGTATTATCGAATATAAATACAGGTTAACCAGCGCTTCTGTGAGCGATTTTCCCGATTGGTATTTTCAAAGCGATCTGCCTACGCGGTATAGCGAGTTAGATACTAATATCCCGGATATTTTAACCTATAAGAGGCTGCCAAATTTGCATTCGCCATACGTAGTTGATAAAACAAGTTCGTCAAATACCCATACCGAAGCGATGGCCAATATTCCATCGTTAAAAGATGAACCCTATATGGATGCCCGTAATGATAATTCTGAGCGGATCCTTTTCCAGTTGTTAAGTATCCGCATACCCGGGTATTTTATGCCAAACTTCCAGGATTCATGGAAAAAAGTGGGTGAAAACAGGATGAATAACAAGGATTTTGGCGGTCAGCTGAACAGGAAACTTGCCGGCGAAGAATTAATTATCAACAAGGCCAAGGCCCTTAAAACCAATGATGAAAAAATTGCCTATGTTTTTAACGAGGTTAAAAACATCATGAAGTGGAATGATAGTTATGACATTAGCAGTACCGACGGAACCCCGAAGGCCTGGGAGAAAAAAGTGGGTAACTCTGCCGAAATAAACATAATACTTTATCACTTACTAAAAAAATCGGGGTTGACTGTTTATCCTATGATGGTAAGCACACGCACAAACGGGCGGATAAACCCAAGCTACCCGAGTGTTTATCAGTTCAACAGCATGATAGCTTATATCCCTGTTGATAGCGCTAAATATTATGCGCTTGATGCCACCAGTAAATACAACCTTTACAATAAGGTGCCCGATAACTTTTTAAACTCGTTTGGTTTTTATATTGATGACACAAACAAGATATATGATCTTTCGTTTTTACAGGAACCGGAGCCAGTACGCCAGGTTGTTTTATTGAATGCCGAAATTAAGCCCGATGGCAAAATGAGCGGCAGCGCCGATATCAGCAGCTTCAGCTACAATAAAATAAGGTATACTAAAAAGTTTAAAACCGACGGCGAAAAAAAATATAACGACTATTTACGCGAGGACAACAACAACCTTAAAATATCGGAACTTACGTTCGAGAATATGGACATCGACACGTTGCCGCTGCGTCAAAAGCTCAGCTTCAATCTTGACCTTACCGGTAGCGATGATAATTATATCTACTTTAACTCAAACCTGTTTACCGGCCTTAAAACAAACCCGTTTTTGGCCGAAAACCGCTTTACTGATATTGATTTTGGCTACCGCGACAACTACGCCATCACCGGCATTTTTAAAATTCCGGCAGGATATAAAATTGATGCAATGCCCAAAAGCATCAGCATGGCTATACCCGATGGAACTGTAGTTTTTAAGCGCCTGGTTGCCGAACAAGAAGGTTCAATAATGGTACGCTTTAGCATCGATCATAAAAAGTCGATGTATTTTAAAGAGAATTACCCCGAGTTCCGTGAGTTTTGTAAAAAAATGTACGATATGCTTAACGAGCAAATTGTACTCAAAAAAGGCTAA
- the hflX gene encoding GTPase HflX translates to MKQKFYDTAVKQEKAVLVGVMTPHVTDEQEKEYLEELEFLVATAGGETITHFTQKLQRPDRATFVGSGKLEDIKAFVIEEEIDMVVFDDELSPSQLRNIENELQVKILDRNNLILDIFANRAQTAQAKTQVELAQLQYLLPRLTRLWTHLERQKGGIGMRGPGESQIETDRRLILNKIALLKDRLKQIDKQNETQRKNRSQMVRAALVGYTNVGKSTIMNMVSKSEVFAENKLFATLDTTVRKVVLENVPFLLSDTVGFIRKLPHQLVECFKSTLDEVREADILVHVVDISHPNFEDQIRTVNETLKDIGAIDKRMITVFNKIDAFKPEDHQIEQQEEPLTLDDFKHSWMAKNNSPAIFISATKRENVDEFRNLLYEEVKAIHTERYPYDHLLY, encoded by the coding sequence ATGAAGCAAAAATTTTACGATACTGCTGTGAAGCAGGAAAAAGCTGTTTTGGTTGGCGTAATGACACCCCACGTAACCGACGAACAGGAGAAAGAATATTTAGAGGAACTGGAGTTTTTAGTTGCTACAGCAGGCGGCGAAACAATAACTCATTTCACCCAAAAACTACAGCGGCCCGACAGGGCGACTTTTGTGGGCAGTGGTAAGCTGGAAGATATAAAGGCTTTTGTTATTGAAGAAGAAATTGATATGGTGGTGTTTGACGATGAGCTGTCGCCATCGCAATTGCGCAATATTGAAAACGAGCTGCAGGTAAAGATACTTGACAGGAATAACCTTATCCTTGATATTTTTGCAAATCGCGCGCAAACAGCGCAGGCTAAAACCCAGGTGGAGCTTGCTCAACTACAATATTTGCTGCCCCGCCTTACCCGTTTGTGGACCCACCTTGAGCGCCAGAAGGGTGGTATTGGTATGCGCGGACCGGGTGAATCGCAAATTGAGACCGACAGGCGTTTGATTTTGAACAAGATAGCCTTATTGAAAGACAGGCTGAAACAAATAGACAAGCAAAACGAAACCCAGCGCAAAAACCGGAGCCAGATGGTGCGTGCCGCGCTGGTAGGTTATACAAACGTTGGCAAATCAACCATCATGAATATGGTATCCAAATCGGAAGTGTTTGCCGAAAACAAACTGTTTGCCACTTTAGATACAACTGTGAGGAAAGTGGTGTTGGAGAACGTGCCTTTCCTGTTGTCAGACACGGTTGGTTTTATCCGCAAACTACCTCACCAACTGGTAGAGTGTTTTAAATCGACACTGGATGAAGTGCGCGAAGCAGATATTCTGGTGCACGTGGTAGATATTTCGCACCCTAACTTTGAGGATCAGATACGTACCGTTAACGAGACCCTGAAAGATATTGGCGCTATTGATAAACGGATGATAACGGTATTTAATAAAATAGACGCCTTTAAACCGGAAGATCACCAGATAGAGCAGCAGGAAGAACCCTTAACGCTTGACGATTTTAAACACAGCTGGATGGCCAAAAACAACAGCCCGGCCATATTTATATCGGCCACCAAAAGAGAGAATGTAGATGAGTTCAGGAATTTGCTTTATGAGGAAGTGAAAGCGATACATACCGAAAGGTACCCGTATGATCATTTGTTGTATTAA
- a CDS encoding menaquinone biosynthesis family protein, whose protein sequence is MKLTLGFSPCPNDTFIFDALIHHKIDTEGLVFEVFYDDVETLNQKAFRGELDVTKLSYHAFAYVADKYVLLDSGSALGFGVGPMLICKSDPEKLLSQLETGNPNLKIGIPGKYTTANFLLGNAFPKATNKAELVFSDIENAVLEGRVDIGLIIHENRFTYQDKGLKRIIDLGDHWEKQTGCAIPLGGIVANRNLPAAIQHKLNRVLRKSVEFAFANPKSGLEFIRSHAQEMSEEVMYKHIDLYVNKYSVELGEEGRKAIKLLFNTAQKKHIIPQINEEIFLSPLTP, encoded by the coding sequence ATGAAACTAACCCTCGGCTTTTCGCCCTGCCCCAATGATACTTTTATTTTTGATGCCCTTATTCACCATAAAATTGACACCGAAGGCCTGGTGTTTGAGGTTTTTTATGATGATGTAGAAACTCTGAACCAAAAAGCTTTCCGCGGCGAATTGGATGTTACCAAACTTAGCTACCATGCGTTTGCTTACGTGGCCGATAAATATGTACTGCTTGACTCGGGCAGCGCCCTGGGCTTTGGCGTGGGACCAATGCTGATCTGCAAATCAGATCCGGAAAAACTACTTTCGCAACTCGAAACCGGCAACCCCAACCTCAAAATAGGCATCCCCGGCAAGTATACCACCGCCAATTTCTTGTTAGGCAACGCTTTCCCTAAGGCTACTAACAAGGCAGAGCTTGTTTTTTCGGATATCGAAAACGCTGTACTGGAAGGCCGGGTTGATATTGGCCTCATCATCCACGAAAACCGCTTCACCTACCAGGATAAAGGCCTAAAAAGGATTATCGACCTGGGCGATCATTGGGAGAAACAAACCGGCTGCGCTATCCCGCTTGGTGGCATCGTTGCCAATCGTAACCTGCCGGCAGCTATTCAGCATAAATTAAACAGGGTGTTGCGTAAATCAGTTGAGTTTGCCTTTGCCAACCCTAAATCGGGACTGGAGTTTATCCGCTCGCACGCCCAGGAAATGAGTGAAGAGGTCATGTACAAACACATTGATTTGTATGTAAATAAATATTCTGTAGAATTGGGAGAGGAGGGAAGGAAAGCGATAAAGCTGCTTTTTAACACTGCCCAGAAAAAACACATTATCCCCCAAATAAACGAGGAAATATTTCTAAGCCCCCTAACCCCCTGA
- the mqnB gene encoding futalosine hydrolase, which produces MLILIVAATAPEVEPLVKYFGNKIDVLITGAGMVPTAFALGRQFTHAKYDLVINLGIAGSFDRNIEPGFLVEVTEDTFAETGAEDDERFIPMNVLGFGEVTYKPTTTLDEVESSFYLKKGRAITVNTVHGNDASIKKVQERLTPQLESMEGAAFFYACQQVNARCIQIRAVSNYVEKRNRDNWQIGLAIKNLNTFAIDLIDAIIKL; this is translated from the coding sequence ATGCTTATATTAATTGTTGCCGCAACGGCGCCCGAAGTTGAACCCTTAGTCAAATACTTCGGTAACAAAATAGATGTATTGATAACCGGCGCAGGCATGGTACCCACTGCCTTTGCCCTGGGGCGTCAATTTACCCATGCTAAATATGACCTGGTAATAAATTTGGGCATTGCAGGCAGCTTCGACAGGAACATTGAACCCGGTTTTTTGGTTGAAGTAACCGAAGATACTTTTGCCGAAACCGGTGCGGAAGACGACGAGCGGTTTATACCGATGAACGTTTTGGGCTTTGGCGAGGTAACCTATAAACCAACAACCACATTAGATGAGGTTGAAAGTAGTTTTTATTTGAAAAAAGGCCGGGCCATTACGGTAAATACCGTTCATGGAAATGATGCATCTATTAAAAAAGTGCAGGAGCGGTTAACCCCCCAATTGGAGAGTATGGAAGGCGCGGCGTTCTTTTATGCCTGCCAGCAGGTTAATGCGCGTTGTATCCAAATCAGGGCTGTGTCAAATTATGTTGAAAAACGCAACCGGGATAACTGGCAGATAGGGTTAGCTATAAAAAATCTGAATACCTTTGCCATTGATCTGATTGACGCGATCATCAAGCTTTAA
- a CDS encoding 6-pyruvoyl trahydropterin synthase family protein, which translates to MIHITRKEHFNAAHRMYREEWSAEKNNEVFGKCANPNWHGHNYNLFVTVKGEITHATGYLMDLKELKVIINEHVIEKLDHKNINLDVEFMAGKMASTELLCIEIFNQLKAPIEAYEGVFLHSVKLYETENNSAEYFGG; encoded by the coding sequence ATGATACATATAACGCGCAAAGAACATTTTAATGCCGCTCACCGGATGTACCGTGAGGAATGGAGCGCTGAAAAAAACAATGAGGTATTTGGCAAATGCGCCAACCCCAACTGGCATGGTCATAATTACAATTTATTTGTAACGGTTAAGGGCGAAATTACCCACGCCACCGGCTATCTGATGGATTTGAAAGAGCTTAAGGTTATTATTAACGAGCATGTTATAGAAAAGCTTGATCATAAAAACATCAATTTGGATGTTGAATTCATGGCGGGTAAAATGGCGTCGACGGAATTGCTTTGCATCGAGATTTTTAATCAGCTTAAGGCGCCTATTGAGGCTTATGAGGGAGTGTTTTTACACTCGGTAAAATTATATGAAACTGAAAATAATTCCGCGGAGTATTTTGGCGGATAA
- the folE gene encoding GTP cyclohydrolase I FolE, with protein sequence MIDKNHIPDRDDDIDGYTKIDRYNPQLIENLSGHYLDVLKQIGENPQREGLLKTPERIAKAMLFLTHGYDLDAKSILNSAMFKEEYSQMVIVKDIEVYSMCEHHMLPFFGKAHIAYIPNGYVVGLSKIPRVVDAFARRLQVQERLTNEIRDCIQETLNPVGVGIVIECRHLCMSMRGVQKQNSVTTTSAFTGEFLKEKTRTEFLNLISSKLS encoded by the coding sequence ATGATTGATAAAAACCACATCCCCGACCGCGATGATGATATTGACGGTTACACCAAAATAGACCGGTACAATCCGCAACTAATTGAAAACCTATCGGGCCATTATCTTGATGTTTTAAAGCAGATTGGAGAAAACCCCCAAAGGGAAGGCCTGTTAAAAACACCAGAACGCATAGCCAAGGCGATGTTGTTTTTAACTCATGGCTATGATCTGGATGCTAAAAGCATCCTGAATTCGGCTATGTTTAAAGAGGAATACAGCCAGATGGTAATTGTAAAAGATATTGAAGTGTACTCTATGTGTGAGCACCATATGCTGCCTTTTTTTGGAAAGGCGCATATTGCCTATATTCCTAATGGCTATGTGGTTGGGCTAAGCAAAATACCGCGCGTAGTTGATGCCTTTGCCCGCAGGCTGCAGGTGCAGGAGCGCTTAACCAACGAGATTCGCGATTGTATACAGGAAACGCTTAACCCGGTTGGAGTAGGTATTGTTATTGAGTGCCGCCACCTGTGCATGAGTATGCGTGGTGTGCAAAAACAAAACTCGGTTACCACCACATCGGCCTTTACCGGTGAGTTTTTGAAAGAAAAAACCCGCACAGAGTTTTTAAATTTAATAAGTTCGAAACTAAGTTGA